One Mercurialis annua linkage group LG3, ddMerAnnu1.2, whole genome shotgun sequence DNA window includes the following coding sequences:
- the LOC126673761 gene encoding uncharacterized protein LOC126673761 — protein sequence MGKKTKKAGKGKEKTEKKTVKAEEKKARRETKKLSPEDDIDAILLNIQKEEAKKKEVHVEENVPAPSPRSNCTLNINPLKDTELILYGGELYNGNKTFVYGDLYRYDVEKQEWKTVSSPNSPPPRSAHQAVAWKNYFYIFGGEFTSPNQERFHHYKDFWVLDLKTNQWEQLNLKGSPSPRSGHRMVLYKHKIILFGGFYDTLREVRYYNDLYIFDLDQFKWQEMKPKLGAMWPSARSGFQFFVYQDEIYLYGGYSKEVSSDKNSSEKGIVHSDMWSLDPRTWEWSKVKKSGMPPGPRAGFSMCVHKKRAMLFGGVVDMEMEGDVMMSLFLNELYGFQLDNYRWYPLELRKEKSTKDKLKKNSEQRSNGSDVDKTNAMEIDESVNDGNQDYREEVAGLESTIDEISESMTANMDVDDGSSTSKFDGKSDTSKSKMVLQNSVSLETVKPCGRINSCMVVGKDTLYIYGGMMEVKDQEITLDDLYSLNLSKLDEWKCIIPASESEWVEASEDEGDDEDDDSSEDDGSNDSNSEETDDDESDDDAGARNDGSSSLKVGDAVAMIKGEKKNLRRKEKRARIEQIRANLGLSDSQRTPVPGESLKDFYRRTNLYWQMAAHEHTQHTGKELRKDGFDLAEVRYRELKPILDELAILEAEQKAEEQEVEPTSKKRGKKKK from the exons ATGGGAAAGAAAACAAAGAAGGCAGGAAAAGGCAAAGAAAAAACCGAGAAAAAAACCGTGAAAGCTGAGGAGAAAAAAGCTCGCAGAGAAACTAAAAAACTCTCTCCCGAAGATGACATTGACGCCATTTTG TTGAACATACAAAAGGAGGAAGCTAAGAAGAAGGAAGTTCATGTAGAGGAAAATGTTCCTGCACCGTCTCCACGATCCAATTGTACG CTAAACATCAATCCCTTAAAGGACACTGAGTTGATCCTCTATGGAGGTGAATTGTATAATGGTAATAAG ACATTTGTATATGGTGATCTTTACCGTTATGATGTGGAGAAGCAAGAATGGAAGACGGTATCAAGCCCCAATAGCCCACCTCCTCGTAGCGCTCATCAGGCAGTTGCTTGGAagaactatttttatatttttg GTGGGGAATTCACATCCCCAAATCAGGAGCGCTTCCATCACTACAAG GACTTCTGGGTCTTAGACCTGAAAACAAATCAGTGGGAACAATTGAACTTGAAAGGAAGTCCTAGCCCGCGGTCTGGTCATCGAATG GTCTTATACAAGCACAAAATTATTCTTTTCGGTGGCTTCTATGACACTCTAAGAGAAGTGAG ATATTACAATGATCTGTATATCTTCGACTTAGATCAATTCAAG TGGCAAGAAATGAAGCCAAAGCTGGGAGCAATGTGGCCAAGTGCAAGGAGTGGTTTTCAGTTCTTTGTTTATCAAGACGAG ATATATTTATATGGGGGCTACTCGAAAGAGGTTTCATCTGATAAGAACAGCTCTGAAAAGGGAATTGTTCACTCAGATATGTGGTCTCTTGATCCTAGGACTTGGGAATGGAGCAAG GTAAAGAAAAGTGGGATGCCTCCTGGGCCACGTGCTGGGTTTTCTATGTGTGTCCATAAGAAGCGTGCCATGTTATTTGGCGGTGTAGTTGATATGGAAATGGAAG GAGATGTAATGATGAGCCTTTTCTTGAACGAACTTTATGGCTTCCAATTGGACAACTACCGCTG GTATCCTTTGGAGCTGCGGAAAGAAAAGTCAACCAAAGATAAG TTAAAAAAGAATTCTGAACAAAGGTCTAATGGGTCTGATGTAGACAAAACAAATGCTATGGAAATAGACGAGAGTGTTAATGATGGGAATCAAGATTACCGCGAAGAGGTGGCTGGTTTGGAAAGCACCATAGATGAAATATCTGAGAGTATGACAGCAAATATGGATGTTGATGATGGTTCCTCAACATCAAAATTTGACGGAAAATCTGATACATCTAAATCTAAAATGGTTCTGCAAAATTCTGTTTCACTTGAG ACAGTGAAGCCCTGCGGACGCATAAATTCCTGCATGGTTGTTGGGAAAGATACATTATACATTTATGGGGGAATGATGGAGGTTAAAGACCAAGAGATCACACTTGATGATTTGTATTCTCTTAATCTCAGCAAACTTGACGAGTGGAAGTGTATTATTCCG GCATCTGAATCAGAATGGGTGGAAGCCTCAGAGGATGAGGGTGATGATGAGGATGATGATTCAAGTGAGGATGATGGTAGCAATGATAGCAACAGTGAGGAGACTGACGATGATGAATCTGATGATGATGCAGGG GCCAGGAATGATGGCTCTTCATCACTTAAAGTGGGAGATGCTGTTGCCATGATAAAGGGCGAGAAAAAGAATCTTCGGAGGAAAGAGAAACGAGCCAGAATAGAGCAGATTAGGGCCAACCTAGGCCTGTCCGATTCACAAAGAACCCCAGtg CCTGGAGAATCTTTGAAGGATTTCTATAGACGGACGAATTTGTACTGGCAGATGGCTGCCCATGAACATACTCAGCACACTGGGAAG GAGCTTCGCAAGGACGGATTTGATCTCGCTGAAGTTCGGTATAGggaacttaaaccaattcttgATGAG TTGGCTATATTAGAGGCGGAACAAAAGGCGGAAGAGCAAGAGGTTGAACCTACTTCAAAAAAGAGAGGCAAAAAGAAGAAGTAA